From a region of the Nitrospirota bacterium genome:
- a CDS encoding radical SAM protein, whose protein sequence is MRVQYSKGTQASEELIQLHRRTSEEAAGGRKVKVLLIFPPDWYPSEPYLSLPTLTSVLRAAGHTVVQKDVNLEMYDWYFSEDFLKKVLRRVPQQLDRLRKLAKKRALEEWERDLQLALCDLTRERIAELARKAEEAKRIVRSQDFYDIDKLEWAVNTFREVTAAISLVYAPARICMPPMETDLSYKVYVSSEIMDAVQDQQVNVYRDVFEHLVKPAIEAERPDVIGISIVLQQQLFSSMTFCALIKQHFPDIHVTIGGNTVTRLRDLLPQSPLFAYFDSAVFYEGETAFLQLVESVGAGRSLDGVPNVLYRDASGVHTSTLTYSEDMEALPPPDFDGLPLDKYFLPDKILPYLATRGCYWGRCEFCDHGEGYTAGYRTKKIQQILDEVQQLRDKHRVRHFHFTDESYPPALFRKLCRGLIERRMDIAWTTHMRYEKSLLDEPVWEDAKRAGLKYLHVGYESGNERVLKLMDKATTTDVITRSLQLSAKAGIWNHAMGFFGFPGETREEALDSIRFLAKNKDIVHSVGFGTFDLSRHTPVAKNPEKWGVTPYVNPEWDLALDYYYTVKQGLSIEEAEQVFEEFERNHPSNWDLRIFIREYIFLYVARFGLSTLPALQFDAAKAGSGSPPSLEAKVC, encoded by the coding sequence ATGCGCGTGCAATACTCCAAGGGGACGCAAGCCTCCGAGGAATTGATACAACTTCATCGGCGAACCTCCGAGGAGGCAGCCGGCGGGCGAAAGGTCAAAGTACTGTTGATCTTTCCGCCTGATTGGTATCCCTCCGAGCCCTACCTCAGCTTGCCCACGCTCACGTCCGTGCTCCGTGCCGCCGGCCATACCGTCGTCCAGAAAGACGTCAATCTGGAAATGTACGACTGGTACTTCAGCGAGGACTTCCTCAAGAAGGTGCTGCGGCGGGTGCCCCAGCAGTTGGACCGGCTGAGAAAGCTCGCCAAGAAGCGCGCCCTGGAAGAATGGGAACGGGACCTGCAACTGGCCCTCTGCGACCTCACGCGGGAACGGATCGCCGAGCTGGCCCGCAAGGCCGAAGAGGCCAAACGCATCGTCCGCAGCCAGGACTTCTACGACATCGACAAGCTCGAATGGGCCGTCAATACGTTTCGCGAGGTTACCGCGGCCATTTCGCTCGTCTATGCGCCGGCCCGCATCTGCATGCCGCCGATGGAGACCGATCTCTCTTATAAAGTCTACGTTTCGTCCGAGATCATGGACGCCGTGCAGGATCAGCAGGTCAACGTCTATCGCGACGTATTCGAGCACCTGGTCAAACCGGCGATCGAGGCCGAACGGCCGGACGTGATCGGCATCTCGATCGTGCTCCAGCAGCAGCTCTTCTCCAGCATGACCTTCTGCGCCCTCATCAAGCAGCATTTCCCCGACATCCACGTCACGATCGGCGGCAACACGGTGACGCGCTTGCGCGACCTGCTGCCCCAGTCGCCGCTCTTCGCCTATTTCGACAGCGCGGTCTTTTATGAAGGGGAAACGGCGTTCCTGCAACTGGTCGAATCGGTGGGGGCGGGGCGCAGCCTGGACGGCGTCCCCAATGTGCTCTACCGCGATGCATCCGGGGTGCACACCTCGACGCTGACCTACTCGGAAGACATGGAGGCATTGCCGCCGCCGGATTTCGATGGCCTGCCGCTGGACAAGTACTTTCTGCCGGACAAGATTCTGCCCTATTTGGCGACGCGCGGCTGCTATTGGGGCCGCTGCGAGTTCTGCGACCACGGCGAGGGCTACACGGCCGGCTACCGGACGAAGAAGATTCAGCAGATTCTGGACGAGGTGCAGCAGTTACGCGACAAGCACCGGGTCCGGCATTTCCACTTTACCGACGAATCCTATCCGCCGGCCCTGTTCCGCAAGCTCTGTCGCGGGCTGATCGAGCGCCGCATGGACATCGCTTGGACGACCCACATGCGCTACGAGAAAAGCCTGCTCGACGAACCGGTGTGGGAGGACGCCAAGCGGGCGGGACTCAAGTACCTGCACGTGGGCTACGAGTCGGGCAACGAGCGGGTGCTCAAGCTGATGGACAAGGCGACGACGACGGACGTGATCACGCGCAGCCTCCAACTGTCGGCCAAGGCGGGCATCTGGAATCACGCGATGGGCTTTTTCGGATTTCCCGGTGAGACCCGCGAGGAAGCGCTGGACTCCATCCGGTTCCTGGCCAAGAACAAGGACATCGTCCATTCCGTCGGCTTCGGCACGTTCGATCTCAGCCGCCACACGCCGGTGGCCAAGAATCCCGAAAAGTGGGGCGTGACACCCTATGTCAACCCCGAGTGGGACCTGGCGCTGGACTACTATTACACGGTCAAGCAGGGGCTCAGCATCGAGGAAGCGGAGCAGGTCTTCGAGGAGTTCGAGCGGAACCATCCGTCCAACTGGGACCTGCGGATTTTCATTCGGGAGTATATTTTCCTCTACGTCGCCCGGTTCGGCTTGAGCACATTGCCGGCGCTCCAATTCGACGCGGCGAAGGCCGGCTCCGGATCGCCCCCGTCGCTGGAAGCGAAAGTCTGTTGA
- a CDS encoding radical SAM protein — translation MLLFPPEWVPTAPYLALPSLTAVLREQGHEVVQKDINIEMYDHFFSDSFLIWVKTRMASQLRALEDKAKHAWLTEAETQHKACLTAKVDLDVFELIEQAQRAKSIVRGEAFYQADKLEWALNTFRQVMQYISAAYYPASIVFYPMESNLGYRPGVSREVLACLDDDQVNVYRDICRQLVLPAVSKEAPDVVGVSIGTQMQLLAGLTFCKMVKEAFPNIHVTVGGNVITRLQEELPRQERFFTEVFDSAIMYEGEHALLWLLEALSGGRAIESVPNLMYRDATGIHVNKEIYTEKTAALPLPDFEGLPLDHYFSPVRILPYLATRGCYWGRCTFCDHGQGYFDQYRGLPAQDVVRQVKALKEKYQAEHFLFADESYPPALFKKVSQLLVEQNVGIKWTTLIRFEETLQEQDMKLAAQAGCCTLYYGMESANERVLGLMDKHVKKSIIARNLKDAAQVGIWNHVMAFYGFPGETRDEALETRQFVLDNQPQIHSVELFYFVAYRHTPMVRKPEQFGITIHKQDDYDLPLDYYYTLNEPVGLTCLDAMQLCEEFYQNDFEPWAVRVNAREHVFLYISKYGTNCLPQIYAKTKSGDEVSGLVTWPVARGEEGDMARVVSHAVS, via the coding sequence ATGCTCCTGTTCCCCCCGGAATGGGTGCCGACGGCGCCCTACCTGGCCTTGCCCAGCCTCACCGCGGTGCTGCGTGAACAGGGGCATGAGGTCGTGCAGAAGGACATCAACATCGAGATGTACGACCACTTCTTCAGCGACTCCTTCCTGATCTGGGTCAAGACCCGCATGGCTTCGCAGCTTCGCGCCCTGGAGGACAAGGCCAAACACGCCTGGCTGACGGAAGCGGAAACCCAGCACAAAGCTTGCCTGACCGCCAAGGTCGATCTGGACGTCTTCGAGCTCATCGAACAGGCCCAGCGGGCCAAATCCATTGTGCGCGGGGAGGCCTTCTACCAGGCGGACAAGCTGGAATGGGCCCTGAATACCTTCCGCCAGGTGATGCAGTACATCTCGGCCGCCTACTATCCGGCATCGATCGTCTTCTATCCGATGGAGAGCAATCTCGGCTATCGGCCCGGCGTCTCGCGCGAAGTCCTCGCTTGCCTGGATGACGACCAGGTGAATGTGTATCGGGATATCTGCCGGCAACTCGTGCTTCCGGCAGTGAGCAAGGAGGCGCCGGACGTGGTGGGGGTTTCGATCGGCACGCAGATGCAGCTCCTGGCCGGGCTGACCTTCTGCAAGATGGTCAAAGAAGCCTTCCCAAACATTCATGTGACGGTCGGGGGCAACGTGATCACCCGCCTGCAGGAAGAGCTGCCCCGGCAGGAACGGTTTTTCACCGAGGTCTTCGATTCGGCCATCATGTACGAGGGCGAGCACGCACTGTTGTGGCTCCTGGAGGCCCTGTCCGGAGGACGGGCCATCGAGTCCGTGCCGAACCTCATGTATCGGGACGCAACCGGCATCCACGTCAACAAGGAAATCTATACGGAGAAGACCGCGGCCTTGCCGCTCCCGGACTTTGAAGGGCTGCCCCTCGACCATTATTTCTCGCCGGTCCGCATCCTGCCGTACCTCGCCACCAGAGGCTGCTACTGGGGCCGCTGCACGTTTTGCGATCACGGACAGGGCTATTTCGACCAGTACCGGGGGCTGCCGGCGCAGGACGTCGTCCGCCAAGTCAAGGCATTGAAGGAAAAATACCAGGCCGAGCATTTTCTCTTTGCCGACGAGTCCTATCCGCCGGCCCTGTTCAAGAAAGTCTCCCAACTGCTGGTCGAGCAGAACGTCGGGATCAAGTGGACCACGTTGATCCGCTTCGAAGAAACCCTGCAAGAACAGGACATGAAACTCGCGGCTCAGGCCGGCTGCTGCACCCTCTATTACGGCATGGAGTCGGCGAACGAGCGGGTGCTGGGCCTCATGGACAAGCACGTCAAGAAGTCTATCATCGCGCGCAACCTCAAGGACGCGGCCCAGGTCGGAATCTGGAACCACGTCATGGCGTTTTACGGATTCCCGGGGGAGACCCGCGACGAGGCGCTGGAGACCAGGCAGTTCGTCCTGGACAACCAGCCGCAGATCCATTCGGTGGAGCTGTTCTACTTCGTGGCCTATCGACACACGCCGATGGTGCGCAAACCGGAACAATTCGGCATCACGATCCACAAGCAGGACGACTATGATCTGCCGCTGGATTATTATTACACGCTGAACGAACCGGTCGGGCTGACCTGCCTGGACGCGATGCAGCTCTGCGAGGAGTTCTATCAGAACGACTTCGAGCCCTGGGCCGTGCGGGTGAATGCCCGCGAACACGTCTTCCTCTACATTTCCAAGTACGGCACGAACTGCTTGCCGCAGATTTATGCGAAGACGAAGAGCGGCGATGAGGTTTCCGGTCTCGTCACCTGGCCGGTTGCGCGGGGGGAGGAAGGCGACATGGCCCGCGTGGTCAGCCACGCGGTTTCATAG
- a CDS encoding PhzF family phenazine biosynthesis protein, which translates to MSPDRRSLQFYQADVFTDLPFGGNPVAVVPDGSDLSDHELQQIAREMNLSETVFVLPPTDPAAAIKLRIFTPSQEIPFAGHPVLGTFFVLATLGRLSLKGPVTRLLYECNIGLFPVEVHVRDETILRVVMSQPKPQFLGAIEPVQDLFEVAQALGLTKRQIDGTKLPVEVVSTGLPVMIVPVRTLTAVRSIKPDASAITELCARYGANGMMVFTTMTVEEVSTVHTRMFAPPIGIPEDPATGSASGALGAYLVQNGVVDVGPTSTIIAEQGYELDRPSRIMIQVESDDDAIQEVKVGGQVVMVLQGTLTF; encoded by the coding sequence ATGAGTCCGGATCGCCGCAGCCTCCAGTTCTATCAAGCCGATGTCTTCACCGATTTGCCCTTCGGGGGCAATCCGGTGGCGGTCGTTCCGGACGGGAGCGACCTCAGCGACCATGAGCTCCAGCAAATCGCGCGGGAAATGAACCTGTCCGAGACGGTCTTCGTCCTCCCGCCCACCGATCCTGCCGCCGCCATCAAGCTGCGCATTTTTACGCCCTCCCAGGAGATTCCCTTTGCCGGACATCCGGTCTTGGGGACCTTCTTCGTGCTCGCCACCTTGGGGCGGCTGTCTCTCAAGGGCCCGGTGACGCGCCTGCTCTACGAATGCAACATCGGCCTCTTTCCCGTCGAGGTCCACGTCCGCGACGAGACCATACTCCGAGTCGTGATGTCCCAGCCGAAGCCGCAGTTTCTCGGGGCGATCGAGCCGGTCCAAGACTTGTTCGAAGTGGCTCAGGCGCTCGGCCTGACCAAGAGGCAGATCGACGGCACGAAGCTGCCGGTGGAGGTGGTGTCGACCGGCTTGCCGGTCATGATCGTGCCGGTCAGGACCCTCACGGCGGTCCGCTCGATCAAGCCCGATGCCAGCGCGATCACCGAACTCTGCGCACGATACGGCGCCAACGGCATGATGGTGTTCACCACGATGACGGTGGAGGAGGTGTCCACGGTCCACACGCGCATGTTCGCGCCGCCGATCGGCATTCCCGAGGACCCGGCCACCGGCAGCGCCAGCGGGGCCCTGGGGGCCTATCTCGTGCAAAATGGAGTGGTGGATGTGGGCCCGACCAGCACGATCATTGCCGAACAGGGGTATGAACTGGACCGCCCCTCGCGCATCATGATTCAGGTGGAATCGGACGACGATGCGATTCAGGAGGTGAAAGTCGGCGGGCAGGTGGTCATGGTCCTGCAAGGGACGCTGACGTTCTAA
- a CDS encoding MogA/MoaB family molybdenum cofactor biosynthesis protein — protein sequence MGKHSRKASKPKKSSGPRRSVSPQVSLPSHKEHKEQAPTRVGCMVITCSDTRTPETDTSGWLIRKELEGAGHEVVAYHLVKDEPKLITALIQQAARNKHIQAVLINGGTGISRRDSTFEAVDTLLEKRLVGFGEIFRYLTYQDIGSAAIMSRATAGLYKNRIVISTPGSEGAVRLAMEKLVLPELGHMLREITK from the coding sequence ATGGGCAAGCATAGTCGCAAGGCTTCCAAGCCGAAGAAATCCTCCGGGCCTCGGCGTTCTGTGTCGCCGCAGGTCTCCCTTCCCTCCCATAAGGAACATAAGGAGCAGGCTCCGACCCGTGTCGGGTGCATGGTCATTACCTGCAGCGACACGAGGACGCCGGAGACCGATACCAGCGGATGGCTGATTCGGAAGGAGCTGGAGGGAGCCGGCCATGAGGTAGTGGCCTACCATCTCGTCAAAGACGAGCCGAAGCTGATCACCGCGCTCATTCAGCAGGCTGCGCGCAACAAGCACATCCAGGCGGTGCTCATCAACGGGGGGACGGGCATCTCCCGGCGCGATTCGACTTTTGAGGCGGTGGATACCCTGCTCGAAAAACGCCTGGTGGGCTTCGGCGAGATCTTCCGCTACCTGACCTATCAGGACATCGGCTCGGCCGCCATCATGAGCCGTGCGACCGCCGGCCTCTACAAGAACCGGATCGTCATCTCCACCCCCGGCTCCGAAGGGGCGGTCCGCCTGGCCATGGAGAAGCTCGTCCTGCCGGAGCTGGGGCACATGCTCCGCGAAATCACGAAGTAG
- a CDS encoding (2Fe-2S) ferredoxin domain-containing protein, whose product MPKPKYHIIVCTNTRPPGHPKPSCGAAGSPGLLMAFNMGLMERGVQPGQVLVTGSACLGPCEQGPTVVVYPDGTWYSQVKEADVPAILDEHIGKGQPVAKLKPDSVWG is encoded by the coding sequence ATGCCGAAGCCGAAATATCACATTATCGTCTGCACGAACACCAGGCCTCCCGGCCATCCCAAGCCCTCCTGCGGCGCGGCTGGCTCGCCGGGGTTGCTGATGGCGTTCAACATGGGCTTGATGGAGCGGGGCGTTCAGCCTGGCCAGGTGCTGGTCACCGGTTCCGCCTGCCTGGGGCCTTGCGAGCAAGGCCCGACCGTTGTGGTCTATCCGGACGGAACCTGGTACTCGCAGGTCAAGGAGGCCGACGTGCCGGCCATTCTGGATGAACATATCGGCAAGGGCCAGCCGGTGGCCAAGCTCAAACCGGACTCGGTCTGGGGCTGA
- a CDS encoding gamma-glutamylcyclotransferase produces MKFFVYADNLNPTQLKRRAPEHQFVCKAYLPDHALQFCRWSSQWRCGLASVAPSPGEQVWGVVLEVTEEDLKLMDEFEGEVPDGAFRHLQVTVVGEQGEKMLVNTHVAAPIGKFKPKEHYLEWVLKGAKYWKLPEECIERWRSFMPK; encoded by the coding sequence ATGAAATTTTTCGTGTATGCGGACAATCTGAATCCGACCCAACTCAAGCGCCGGGCGCCCGAGCACCAGTTCGTCTGTAAGGCGTACCTGCCCGACCATGCTCTTCAGTTTTGCCGCTGGTCGTCCCAGTGGCGATGCGGATTGGCCAGCGTGGCTCCCTCCCCCGGCGAACAGGTCTGGGGCGTGGTGCTGGAGGTGACCGAAGAAGATCTCAAGCTGATGGACGAGTTCGAGGGCGAGGTGCCCGACGGGGCGTTTCGTCATCTGCAGGTCACGGTGGTGGGCGAGCAAGGGGAGAAAATGCTGGTGAACACCCATGTGGCCGCCCCCATCGGCAAGTTCAAGCCCAAGGAACATTATCTGGAGTGGGTGCTCAAAGGAGCCAAGTACTGGAAGTTGCCCGAAGAATGTATCGAGCGGTGGCGCTCGTTCATGCCGAAATGA
- a CDS encoding Rieske (2Fe-2S) protein yields the protein MAQWVKVAKVDELAPGACLSVEAEGRGIALFNVEGTIYALDNCCPHAGGPLGEGTLQGNIVTCPWHGWRFNVCTGERPENPVLTVSRYVVQIVEGEIVVQVPPETEGIGP from the coding sequence ATGGCTCAGTGGGTCAAGGTGGCGAAGGTGGACGAGTTGGCGCCTGGCGCTTGTCTCTCGGTTGAGGCCGAGGGGCGAGGCATCGCGCTTTTCAATGTCGAGGGAACGATCTATGCGTTGGATAACTGCTGTCCCCATGCTGGCGGCCCGCTGGGGGAAGGGACGTTGCAAGGCAACATCGTGACATGTCCCTGGCATGGCTGGCGGTTCAACGTCTGCACGGGCGAACGGCCGGAGAATCCTGTTTTGACGGTCAGCCGGTATGTGGTGCAGATTGTGGAGGGAGAAATTGTGGTGCAAGTCCCTCCGGAAACGGAAGGCATCGGGCCTTAA
- a CDS encoding HNH endonuclease has protein sequence MELTLLLNSTYEPLRVVTWKKAITLLWQEKVEVLEVYDRDIQGISISIKLPAVMRLLKLVKLKDSHRAVKFSRINIFTRDGYTCQYCSQKFRTEDLTFDHVVPIAKGGKKTWENIVTACWRCNNRKSGRTPDEASMRLIRRPVKPRWNPVITITIGIRNAPESWRDYLYWNLELEADAPEAG, from the coding sequence ATGGAACTGACGCTGCTACTGAACTCGACCTACGAACCGCTTCGAGTCGTCACCTGGAAAAAAGCCATTACGCTCCTCTGGCAGGAGAAGGTGGAAGTCCTGGAAGTGTACGACCGGGACATCCAGGGGATTTCGATCTCCATCAAGCTTCCGGCCGTCATGCGGCTGCTCAAGCTGGTCAAGTTGAAGGACAGTCACCGGGCGGTCAAATTTTCCCGTATTAATATTTTTACGCGCGACGGCTATACCTGCCAGTACTGCAGCCAGAAATTCCGGACCGAGGACCTGACCTTCGACCACGTCGTCCCCATCGCCAAGGGGGGCAAGAAGACCTGGGAAAACATCGTCACGGCCTGCTGGCGCTGCAACAACCGCAAGAGCGGACGGACGCCGGACGAAGCCAGCATGCGGCTAATCCGGAGGCCGGTCAAGCCGCGCTGGAATCCCGTGATCACGATCACGATCGGCATCAGGAACGCACCGGAAAGCTGGCGGGACTATCTGTACTGGAACCTGGAACTGGAGGCGGACGCACCGGAGGCAGGCTAG
- a CDS encoding bifunctional precorrin-2 dehydrogenase/sirohydrochlorin ferrochelatase: protein MAANPGFQVSLDVKGRSCVVLGGDDEASDKVDRLLDSGAKVTVISPTLNDHLRKLTATAKILHRVRLFRSTDAQGCFLVVNTLRHDQDFSRSLYELAQKERFLLLASDQPEHSTVMLPAVAKRGHLRLAISTSGVAPVLAGKIRQDCEQLFDEEFERFLEWLAVIRDETKAAEPDAEQRRAKLREAVEGFKLSGTIQYPKAWLNARRQQQA from the coding sequence ATGGCAGCCAATCCAGGGTTTCAAGTCTCACTCGATGTAAAAGGACGGTCCTGCGTGGTCTTGGGAGGCGATGACGAAGCCTCCGACAAGGTGGACCGCCTCTTGGACAGCGGCGCCAAGGTCACGGTGATCAGCCCCACCTTGAACGACCACCTTCGGAAACTCACGGCGACCGCCAAGATCCTGCACCGGGTCCGGCTGTTTCGTTCAACCGACGCGCAGGGCTGCTTCCTCGTCGTCAACACCCTAAGGCACGATCAGGACTTTTCCCGTTCCCTCTACGAACTGGCCCAGAAGGAGCGGTTTCTGCTCCTCGCGTCAGACCAGCCTGAACACTCGACGGTGATGCTTCCCGCCGTGGCCAAGCGGGGTCATTTGCGCCTGGCCATCAGCACCAGCGGCGTGGCGCCGGTCCTGGCCGGCAAAATCAGACAGGATTGCGAGCAGCTCTTCGATGAGGAGTTCGAGCGATTCCTGGAATGGTTGGCCGTCATCCGGGATGAAACCAAGGCTGCCGAGCCGGACGCGGAGCAACGTCGCGCCAAGTTGCGCGAGGCCGTCGAAGGCTTCAAGCTCAGCGGCACCATTCAATACCCGAAAGCCTGGCTCAATGCGCGCCGGCAACAACAAGCCTGA
- a CDS encoding MTH1187 family thiamine-binding protein: MVLLEFSMSPLGKGESVGKYVSRSLDIIDKSGVDYRLNPMGTVLEGEWDEVFGVVRKCYERMKKDCGRISCTIKVDYRKGHKGRLAGKVASVEKKLKRKLKT; this comes from the coding sequence ATGGTCCTCTTGGAATTCAGCATGTCCCCGCTGGGCAAAGGGGAGAGCGTCGGCAAGTACGTGTCGCGATCCCTGGACATCATCGACAAGAGCGGGGTGGACTACCGGCTCAACCCGATGGGCACGGTCCTGGAAGGGGAGTGGGACGAGGTGTTCGGGGTGGTGCGCAAGTGTTACGAACGGATGAAGAAAGACTGTGGCCGCATCTCCTGCACGATCAAGGTGGATTACCGCAAAGGACACAAGGGACGCCTCGCCGGCAAAGTCGCCAGTGTGGAGAAAAAGCTCAAGCGAAAGCTCAAGACCTAG
- a CDS encoding MCE family protein, which yields MNRQSQLHWAQVKVGMLVLVALAILIGVIMNLEEGMGLFARQVKFRATVVHTQGLKVGGPVRMNGVDIGNVHRIAIAQDSPNVDILFTVQKAVAPHIHRDAKISIRPMGLLGDKFLEIMPGSQTEPALAPGSVLVGEAESDLTNLASGASATLDNVNAALREMQKVLVRLNEGQGTASKLLSDPALYEQSKKAVQNIEIASEKGVALLEKVEKGQGTIGQLMTDKELYVRANQAVKELNALAGKLNDQNGTLARLADPTLYKRLDNLTSRGEQLLAKVEGSQGTAGKLINQDELYQRADKLLTEVESLIEDVKKNPTKYFKFSVF from the coding sequence ATGAACAGGCAGTCGCAGCTCCATTGGGCCCAAGTGAAGGTGGGCATGCTTGTGCTGGTGGCCCTGGCGATCCTGATCGGGGTGATCATGAACCTGGAGGAAGGGATGGGTCTCTTCGCCAGGCAGGTCAAGTTTCGGGCCACTGTGGTTCACACGCAGGGGCTCAAGGTCGGAGGCCCCGTGCGCATGAACGGGGTAGATATCGGCAATGTGCACCGCATCGCCATCGCGCAGGATTCTCCCAACGTGGACATTCTCTTCACGGTGCAGAAGGCCGTGGCGCCGCACATTCATCGGGATGCCAAGATCAGCATCAGACCGATGGGCCTGCTGGGGGACAAGTTTCTGGAGATCATGCCCGGCAGCCAGACCGAGCCGGCCTTGGCGCCTGGCAGCGTCCTGGTCGGCGAGGCCGAGTCGGACCTGACGAACCTTGCTTCCGGTGCGAGCGCTACGCTGGATAACGTCAATGCGGCATTGCGTGAAATGCAGAAGGTTCTCGTGCGGCTGAACGAAGGCCAGGGCACGGCCAGCAAACTGCTGTCCGATCCGGCTCTCTATGAACAGTCCAAGAAGGCGGTGCAAAACATCGAGATCGCCTCCGAAAAGGGCGTGGCCTTGCTGGAAAAAGTGGAGAAGGGCCAGGGCACGATCGGGCAGTTGATGACGGACAAGGAGCTCTATGTGCGGGCCAACCAGGCGGTCAAGGAACTGAACGCCCTGGCCGGCAAGCTCAACGATCAGAACGGGACCCTGGCCAGGTTGGCCGACCCGACCCTCTACAAGCGACTGGACAATTTGACCAGCAGGGGCGAGCAATTGCTGGCGAAAGTAGAAGGAAGCCAGGGCACGGCGGGCAAGCTGATCAATCAGGATGAACTCTACCAGCGGGCGGATAAGCTACTGACCGAAGTGGAGAGCCTGATCGAAGACGTCAAAAAGAACCCCACTAAATACTTCAAGTTTTCAGTGTTTTAA
- a CDS encoding ATP-binding cassette domain-containing protein: MIEYANVWLTLGDRLILKDVSFVVQPGETRVILGGSGSGKTTLLRLALGLYRPDKGGIKVAGQDITGLPERDLFQVRQQMAMVFQDAALFDSLSVRENVGYRLWEQGLLSDEEIEQKALESLCFVGLDDILDKMPAELSGGMRKRVGIARALASGAKTLLYDEPTAGLDPINTCVIGRLILRLKTMGVTQVVVTHDLDTAYRVADRMILIVKGRLAFDGTPDELRRCERPEVRQFLDPSSMPSEWTPSPNSNGMSDESLVRPIATPRSVS; the protein is encoded by the coding sequence ATGATCGAGTATGCGAATGTCTGGCTGACGCTGGGGGATCGGCTGATCCTCAAGGACGTCTCGTTCGTGGTGCAGCCGGGAGAGACCAGGGTGATCCTGGGAGGCAGCGGGTCGGGCAAGACCACCCTGCTCCGGCTGGCGCTGGGCCTCTACCGCCCGGACAAGGGCGGGATCAAGGTAGCCGGGCAGGACATTACCGGCCTGCCGGAGCGTGACCTGTTTCAAGTCAGGCAACAGATGGCCATGGTGTTTCAGGATGCGGCCCTGTTCGATTCCCTCTCCGTCCGTGAGAATGTCGGCTACCGCTTGTGGGAACAGGGCCTGCTTTCCGACGAAGAGATCGAGCAGAAGGCGCTGGAAAGCCTGTGCTTCGTCGGGCTGGACGACATACTCGACAAGATGCCGGCGGAACTGAGCGGCGGCATGCGGAAGCGGGTCGGCATCGCCAGGGCCCTGGCCAGCGGGGCCAAGACTCTCCTCTACGACGAGCCGACCGCCGGCCTGGACCCGATCAATACCTGCGTGATCGGCCGGCTGATTCTCCGGCTCAAGACCATGGGCGTCACCCAGGTCGTCGTCACGCACGATTTGGATACCGCCTACCGGGTCGCGGACCGGATGATCTTGATCGTCAAAGGACGGCTGGCTTTCGACGGCACTCCGGATGAACTCCGGCGTTGCGAACGGCCGGAGGTGAGACAATTCCTCGACCCGAGCAGCATGCCGTCGGAATGGACGCCCTCGCCCAACTCGAATGGCATGTCCGATGAGTCGCTCGTGCGGCCGATTGCCACACCAAGGAGTGTGTCATGA
- a CDS encoding ABC transporter permease translates to MPTSFNLAARLFDLLLIVQEFTILCAQTVAGLVRPPWYLREIMLQLDRIGVGSLFIVMLTGLFTGMVLALQGAVQLEPYGATMYVSRLISESVVRELGPVLAALMIAGRVGTGIASEIASMQVTEQIDALRAEGTDPIKKLATTRLAACLIMIPLLTIITNCIAILGGWLVARLYLAIDSYFYWTWAFEAIQLDDIVQGLVKPLVFGFIIAMVSCYAGFSTKGGTAGVGVSTTQSMVYSSILILASDFFITKFFMAFA, encoded by the coding sequence ATGCCGACCTCGTTCAATCTTGCGGCCAGGCTCTTCGATCTGCTCCTGATCGTGCAGGAGTTTACGATCCTTTGCGCCCAGACGGTCGCCGGGCTGGTCCGGCCTCCCTGGTATCTTCGAGAAATCATGCTGCAACTGGACCGGATCGGCGTCGGGTCCCTGTTCATCGTGATGTTGACCGGTTTGTTCACGGGCATGGTGCTGGCGCTGCAAGGCGCGGTGCAGCTGGAGCCCTACGGCGCGACGATGTACGTGTCCCGCCTGATCAGCGAAAGCGTCGTCCGGGAGCTGGGCCCGGTCCTGGCCGCCCTGATGATCGCGGGACGTGTGGGAACCGGCATCGCCTCAGAGATCGCGTCGATGCAAGTGACGGAACAGATCGACGCCCTCCGCGCGGAAGGCACCGATCCAATCAAAAAGCTGGCCACGACCAGGCTGGCCGCCTGTCTCATCATGATCCCCCTGCTGACGATCATCACGAACTGCATCGCGATTCTGGGCGGGTGGCTGGTCGCAAGGCTGTACCTGGCCATCGACTCTTATTTCTACTGGACCTGGGCGTTCGAAGCGATTCAACTCGACGACATCGTGCAAGGGCTGGTCAAACCCCTGGTCTTCGGATTCATCATTGCGATGGTGAGTTGCTATGCCGGATTTTCGACGAAGGGCGGCACGGCCGGCGTGGGTGTCTCCACCACCCAGTCCATGGTCTATTCGTCCATTTTGATCCTGGCCAGCGATTTTTTTATTACGAAGTTCTTCATGGCCTTTGCCTAA